A genomic segment from Thermotoga neapolitana DSM 4359 encodes:
- the glmU gene encoding bifunctional UDP-N-acetylglucosamine diphosphorylase/glucosamine-1-phosphate N-acetyltransferase GlmU gives MKALILAAGKGTRMKSRIPKVLHRLSGKSMIEWVVDTAGKVAQEVGVVLGFEAEKVRKHLPEWVRIFIQEEQLGTAHAVMCARSFLEPDDDVIILYGDVPLISENTLKRMIEEHRKGADVTILVADVEDPSGYGRVVGDGGRYRIIEEVDLPENLKGIKTINTGFYVFSGEFLLEVLPKIKNDNAKGEYYLTDAVNLAENVRVVRTADPLEITGVNTRKTLVWLEDQLRRRKIEELLENGVTILDPNTTYIHYSVEIGMDTIVYPMTFIEGKTRIGEGCEIGPLSRIVDCEVGNNVKIMRSECFKSVIEDDVSVGPFARLREGTVLKKSSKIGNFVEIKKSTIGEGTKAQHLSYIGDAYVGMNVNIGAGTITCNYDGKRKNPTFIEDETFIGSNTSLVAPVRIGKGALIGAGSVITEDVPPYSLGLGRARQIVKEGWVLKRKEE, from the coding sequence ATGAAGGCGCTCATCCTGGCTGCCGGAAAGGGAACAAGGATGAAGTCCAGAATACCGAAAGTTCTACACAGACTCTCCGGCAAATCCATGATAGAATGGGTGGTCGATACGGCGGGGAAGGTGGCCCAGGAAGTTGGTGTTGTTCTCGGTTTTGAAGCAGAAAAGGTCAGAAAACACCTTCCAGAATGGGTTAGGATTTTCATCCAGGAAGAGCAACTGGGAACAGCACACGCTGTGATGTGTGCAAGAAGTTTTTTAGAACCAGACGATGATGTTATCATCCTATACGGGGATGTCCCACTGATAAGTGAAAACACCCTCAAGAGGATGATCGAAGAACACAGAAAAGGAGCGGATGTCACGATCCTTGTGGCAGACGTGGAGGATCCTTCTGGATACGGTCGGGTTGTGGGGGACGGGGGAAGATACAGGATAATAGAGGAAGTGGATCTTCCGGAGAATCTGAAAGGAATCAAAACGATCAACACGGGTTTTTACGTCTTTTCTGGTGAGTTTCTCTTGGAAGTGCTTCCAAAGATCAAGAACGACAATGCGAAAGGAGAGTACTACCTCACAGATGCGGTGAACCTCGCTGAGAATGTTCGGGTTGTCAGAACAGCAGATCCTCTGGAGATCACAGGAGTGAACACAAGGAAAACCCTGGTCTGGCTTGAAGATCAGCTGAGAAGAAGAAAAATAGAAGAACTTCTCGAAAACGGTGTTACGATACTGGATCCGAACACCACATACATACATTATTCGGTGGAGATTGGGATGGACACGATTGTATATCCCATGACCTTCATAGAAGGGAAAACGAGAATAGGTGAAGGCTGCGAAATAGGCCCCTTGAGCCGCATCGTGGACTGCGAAGTGGGGAACAACGTAAAAATAATGCGCTCAGAGTGCTTCAAAAGCGTGATAGAGGACGATGTTTCCGTTGGACCTTTCGCAAGGCTGAGAGAGGGAACCGTTTTGAAGAAATCGTCAAAAATCGGAAATTTTGTTGAAATCAAAAAAAGTACAATTGGAGAGGGAACGAAGGCCCAGCATCTCAGTTACATAGGGGATGCTTATGTTGGAATGAACGTGAACATAGGAGCCGGCACCATCACGTGCAACTACGATGGAAAGAGGAAAAACCCCACTTTCATCGAAGACGAAACCTTCATAGGAAGCAACACATCACTGGTGGCACCTGTTCGTATAGGAAAGGGAGCCCTCATAGGAGCCGGATCTGTGATCACAGAAGACGTTCCTCCATACTCTCTGGGTCTGGGAAGAGCCCGCCAGATCGTGAAAGAAGGGTGGGTACTGAAGAGAAAGGAGGAATGA
- a CDS encoding ribose-phosphate pyrophosphokinase: MSFSNEMKVFAGNSNKPLAEKIARYLNLQLGDCEVGRFADGEINVRINETVRGHDIFLIQSTSPPVNENLMELLIMIDAFKRASANTIAVVIPYYGYARQDRKAKGRDPISAKLVANLITVAGATRVLTVDLHAEQIQGFFDIPVDNLWSYPVFAEELQKREEIVPEETVVVSPDVGGVRRARRMAERLKTSLAILDKRRPSDNVAEVVNIIGEVKDKVVILFDDIIDTAHSIVKGAEALKKAGAKKIIACATHGVFSENALERIENSPIDTVYITDTIYHERLPEKVKVISVANLIGEAIMRIRKHLSVSILFR, from the coding sequence ATGTCTTTTTCAAACGAGATGAAGGTTTTTGCTGGAAATTCTAACAAGCCTCTTGCAGAGAAGATAGCAAGGTACCTGAATCTTCAGCTCGGTGACTGCGAGGTTGGCAGGTTCGCTGATGGGGAGATAAACGTCCGAATAAACGAGACAGTGAGAGGCCATGACATATTCCTCATTCAATCCACATCTCCCCCGGTCAACGAAAACTTGATGGAACTTCTCATCATGATCGATGCGTTCAAGAGGGCTTCAGCCAACACGATAGCCGTCGTTATTCCTTACTATGGATACGCAAGGCAAGACAGAAAAGCAAAGGGAAGAGACCCGATAAGTGCCAAACTGGTGGCAAATTTGATCACGGTGGCTGGAGCAACGCGAGTTCTCACGGTCGATCTTCACGCAGAACAGATTCAGGGATTCTTCGACATACCGGTTGACAATCTGTGGAGTTATCCTGTGTTTGCAGAAGAACTGCAAAAAAGAGAGGAGATAGTCCCCGAAGAGACGGTGGTTGTGTCTCCAGATGTGGGTGGAGTGAGAAGGGCAAGAAGAATGGCAGAACGACTGAAAACATCCCTTGCCATACTTGACAAAAGAAGACCGAGTGACAACGTGGCGGAGGTTGTAAACATAATAGGAGAAGTGAAGGACAAGGTAGTTATCCTTTTTGATGATATAATAGATACTGCCCATTCGATAGTGAAGGGTGCTGAGGCTTTGAAGAAAGCCGGTGCGAAAAAGATCATCGCCTGTGCAACACACGGGGTGTTCTCGGAGAACGCCCTCGAGAGAATAGAGAATTCCCCGATAGACACCGTCTACATAACGGATACCATTTACCATGAAAGGCTGCCTGAAAAGGTTAAGGTTATCTCAGTGGCAAACCTGATAGGAGAAGCTATCATGAGGATCAGAAAGCATCTGTCGGTGAGCATACTCTTCAGATGA
- a CDS encoding 50S ribosomal protein L25, with translation MVSLEVRLRTPKGKREAKRLRRRGEVPAVVYGPATDPIPVKIKRSLLEKVFHTITETTPIRLVIKDDEERTVSEKTVFLKMIQRDKVSEAIVHVDFYEPVKGHRMRINVPLKVVGKPVGVEKGGFLEVYHEEIPVETDPDRVPQEIEVDVSSLDLGDVIHARDLKLPEGVKCLLEDEEAVVSILVPKEVSIEEEEVEEEVAEPEVIKRKEEEEEE, from the coding sequence ATGGTAAGTCTAGAGGTCAGATTGAGAACACCGAAGGGCAAAAGAGAAGCAAAGCGCCTCAGAAGAAGAGGAGAAGTACCAGCCGTTGTGTACGGACCCGCAACGGATCCTATTCCCGTGAAGATAAAAAGATCGCTGCTTGAAAAGGTCTTCCACACGATAACCGAAACCACTCCCATTCGTCTGGTTATCAAGGATGATGAGGAAAGGACCGTGTCTGAGAAGACCGTGTTCTTGAAGATGATCCAGAGAGACAAGGTCTCCGAAGCGATCGTCCACGTGGATTTTTATGAACCCGTCAAGGGTCACAGGATGAGGATCAACGTTCCTCTCAAAGTGGTAGGAAAACCCGTCGGTGTGGAAAAAGGTGGCTTCCTTGAAGTCTACCATGAAGAGATCCCCGTTGAAACAGACCCCGACAGGGTACCACAGGAGATAGAAGTGGATGTTTCTTCACTGGATCTTGGAGATGTGATCCACGCAAGGGATCTGAAGCTCCCAGAGGGTGTGAAATGTCTTCTGGAAGATGAAGAAGCAGTGGTATCCATCCTTGTTCCTAAAGAAGTATCCATCGAGGAAGAAGAAGTAGAAGAAGAAGTAGCAGAACCGGAAGTAATAAAGAGGAAGGAAGAAGAGGAAGAAGAGTAA
- the pth gene encoding aminoacyl-tRNA hydrolase has product MVVVGLGNPGPRYAFTRHNVGFLFLDYLKSKGWKSEKFFEWNKTELDGHEIVLVKPLTYMNLSGVAMPYIMRFFRVNVDDIIVVYDDVSLKLGKIRIRKKGSDGGHNGMKSIIQALGTQEIKRIRIGIGEKPEGMNLVDFVLGEFSEEEFKVLQKVFELSRNALVTILNEGIDKAMSVYNSLEVRV; this is encoded by the coding sequence ATGGTCGTTGTGGGGCTGGGAAACCCAGGCCCACGTTATGCCTTCACGAGGCATAACGTGGGTTTCCTTTTTCTGGATTACTTGAAAAGCAAAGGCTGGAAGTCGGAAAAATTTTTCGAGTGGAACAAGACAGAACTGGATGGCCACGAAATTGTACTTGTGAAACCGCTGACTTACATGAATCTCAGCGGTGTTGCTATGCCTTATATAATGCGTTTCTTTCGAGTGAACGTGGATGATATAATAGTAGTGTACGACGATGTGAGTCTGAAGCTTGGAAAGATCAGGATCAGAAAGAAAGGTTCAGATGGTGGACACAACGGAATGAAGTCGATAATTCAGGCACTCGGAACACAGGAGATAAAGCGCATAAGAATCGGAATAGGAGAGAAACCAGAGGGAATGAATTTGGTGGACTTCGTTCTGGGAGAATTTTCAGAAGAGGAATTCAAAGTACTTCAGAAAGTCTTTGAGCTTTCCAGAAATGCACTGGTGACAATTCTTAACGAAGGAATAGACAAGGCAATGTCCGTTTACAACTCTTTAGAGGTGAGAGTATGA
- a CDS encoding UvrB/UvrC motif-containing protein produces the protein MRCMKCGQKASYFYQIDFDGVEKKISYCKKCVVEVLRNSVPLRKIAGVPDETLKKGRHVFEDEMAVFVEIPVYVMEQMFGKWHPQEREVLLNERKIAFLERKLKEAIKNEDYRKASRLKQLITQIKRKMDVK, from the coding sequence ATGAGATGCATGAAATGTGGTCAAAAAGCTTCCTATTTCTATCAAATAGATTTCGATGGTGTAGAGAAAAAGATCTCTTACTGCAAAAAATGTGTAGTCGAAGTTCTGAGAAACAGCGTGCCTCTCAGAAAGATTGCTGGTGTTCCGGACGAGACCCTCAAAAAAGGAAGACATGTTTTTGAAGATGAAATGGCTGTTTTCGTAGAGATTCCTGTCTATGTGATGGAGCAGATGTTTGGAAAATGGCATCCACAGGAAAGGGAAGTCCTTCTGAACGAAAGGAAGATAGCGTTTCTTGAGCGAAAATTGAAGGAAGCCATAAAGAACGAAGACTACAGGAAAGCGAGTCGATTGAAACAGCTGATCACTCAGATAAAGAGAAAGATGGATGTGAAATGA
- a CDS encoding glycoside hydrolase family 2 protein, which yields MRRIDLNGRWQIRDSKGEFSLVGLVPGVVQADLVREGLLPHPYVGTNEDLFKEIEDREWIYEREFNFREDLLDEDRVDLVFEGIDTLADVYLNDVYLGSTEDMFLEYRFDIKGVLKEKNHLRVFIKSPVKVPKTLEQNYGVLGGPEDSIRGYIRKAQYSYGWDWGARIVTSGIWRPVYIETYRKARLQDSTAYLVDLKGKDAVVKVNGFVYGEGDLSVDVFVNGEKMGSYQVMEKNGEKFFEGVFSLKNVKLWYPWNVGEPYLYDFTFILKESEKEVYREEKKIGLRKVRILQEPDGEGKTFIFEINGEKVFAKGANWIPADNILTWLKTEDYEKLVKMAKEANMNMLRVWGGGIYESEDFYKLCDELGIMVWQDFMYACLEYPDHLPWFRKLANDEARKIVRKLRYHPSIVLWCGNNENNWGFDEWGNMSRKVDGINLGNRLYLFDFPRICAEEDPATPYWPSSPYGGEKANSEKEGDRHVWNVWSGWMNYDHYEKDTGKFISEFGFQGAPHMKTIEFFSKPQERDPFHPVMLKHNKQVEGQERLIRFIYGNFGRCRDFESFVYLSQLNQAEAIKFGVEHWRSRKYKTAGTLFWQLNDSWPVFSWSAVDYFKRPKALYYYARRFFADVLPVVKKVDGKVGLFVVSDLRELKKASVRFAAYRVSGDLVFEKFYDVTLPADSVTLVDTVSTSDDLVFFVEVRVEGRSFKNYRILKKWREMDVPDPGISVIEKENEIEITAERPAFGIKILSEELPEDDFLFLEPGEKIILKKPGGFFDVKSLFDYLER from the coding sequence ATGAGACGAATCGATCTCAACGGAAGATGGCAAATCAGAGATTCGAAGGGGGAATTCTCCCTTGTGGGGCTTGTCCCGGGAGTCGTTCAGGCTGATCTGGTCAGGGAGGGATTGCTTCCCCATCCCTATGTGGGAACCAACGAAGATCTTTTTAAAGAAATCGAAGATAGAGAGTGGATCTACGAGAGAGAGTTCAACTTTCGGGAAGATCTCTTAGACGAAGATAGGGTCGACCTTGTCTTCGAAGGAATAGATACACTGGCCGACGTTTACCTGAACGATGTGTATCTTGGAAGCACAGAAGACATGTTCCTGGAGTATCGGTTCGACATCAAAGGTGTGCTGAAAGAGAAGAATCACCTCAGGGTGTTCATAAAGTCTCCTGTGAAAGTTCCAAAGACCCTTGAACAAAATTACGGGGTGCTGGGTGGTCCAGAGGACAGCATCAGGGGTTACATTCGAAAAGCTCAGTACTCCTACGGATGGGACTGGGGTGCTCGAATTGTAACGAGTGGTATCTGGAGACCCGTTTACATTGAAACGTACAGAAAAGCCCGTCTTCAGGACTCCACCGCTTACCTCGTTGATCTGAAGGGAAAGGATGCCGTGGTAAAAGTGAACGGGTTCGTTTATGGAGAAGGGGATCTTTCAGTCGATGTTTTTGTAAACGGCGAGAAGATGGGAAGTTATCAGGTGATGGAGAAAAACGGTGAAAAGTTCTTCGAGGGTGTTTTCAGCCTGAAGAACGTGAAACTCTGGTACCCTTGGAATGTTGGAGAACCGTACCTCTACGATTTCACCTTCATTCTGAAAGAATCGGAAAAAGAAGTATACAGGGAAGAGAAAAAAATCGGTTTGAGAAAGGTAAGGATTTTACAGGAACCAGATGGTGAAGGAAAGACTTTCATCTTCGAGATCAACGGTGAGAAAGTCTTCGCAAAGGGAGCAAATTGGATACCGGCGGACAACATCCTCACATGGTTGAAAACAGAAGATTACGAGAAACTCGTAAAGATGGCAAAAGAGGCCAACATGAACATGCTGAGGGTCTGGGGTGGCGGGATCTACGAGAGCGAAGATTTCTACAAACTGTGTGACGAACTTGGGATCATGGTATGGCAGGACTTCATGTACGCGTGTCTGGAATATCCAGATCATCTGCCATGGTTCAGAAAGTTAGCAAACGATGAGGCAAGAAAGATCGTGAGAAAACTCAGGTACCATCCTTCCATCGTTTTGTGGTGTGGTAACAACGAGAACAACTGGGGATTTGACGAATGGGGTAACATGTCAAGAAAAGTGGACGGTATCAATCTGGGAAACAGACTCTACCTTTTCGACTTTCCCAGAATATGTGCAGAGGAAGATCCCGCAACTCCGTACTGGCCTTCCAGCCCGTACGGTGGAGAGAAGGCAAACAGTGAAAAAGAAGGTGACAGGCACGTCTGGAACGTATGGAGCGGCTGGATGAACTACGATCATTACGAAAAAGACACCGGAAAGTTCATAAGCGAGTTCGGTTTTCAGGGAGCCCCCCATATGAAGACGATTGAATTCTTCTCAAAACCACAGGAAAGAGATCCATTTCACCCGGTAATGCTGAAACACAACAAGCAGGTCGAAGGGCAGGAAAGACTCATCAGGTTCATCTACGGAAACTTTGGCCGCTGCAGAGACTTCGAAAGTTTTGTTTATCTGTCTCAGCTCAATCAGGCAGAGGCGATCAAGTTCGGTGTGGAACACTGGAGAAGCAGAAAATACAAAACGGCAGGAACGCTCTTCTGGCAATTGAACGACAGCTGGCCTGTTTTCAGTTGGTCTGCCGTGGATTACTTCAAAAGACCAAAAGCACTGTACTATTACGCAAGAAGGTTCTTCGCGGACGTGCTTCCGGTTGTGAAGAAAGTCGATGGCAAGGTGGGTCTTTTTGTTGTGAGCGATCTCAGAGAGCTTAAAAAAGCCAGTGTCAGATTTGCAGCCTACAGAGTGTCAGGAGATCTGGTGTTTGAAAAGTTCTACGATGTCACGTTACCAGCAGATTCAGTAACCCTGGTGGATACCGTTTCCACTTCGGATGATCTGGTGTTCTTTGTAGAAGTGAGGGTAGAAGGCAGATCTTTCAAGAACTACAGGATCCTGAAGAAATGGAGAGAGATGGACGTTCCAGATCCGGGGATCTCGGTGATTGAAAAAGAGAATGAAATCGAAATAACAGCAGAAAGGCCTGCTTTCGGTATCAAGATCCTCTCAGAGGAACTGCCAGAAGACGACTTCCTGTTCCTTGAGCCCGGAGAAAAGATCATTCTCAAAAAGCCAGGTGGGTTTTTCGATGTGAAATCCCTTTTTGATTATCTAGAAAGATGA
- the lepA gene encoding translation elongation factor 4 — protein MYRPDLIRNICIIAHIDHGKTTLVDRILEITNTVDKRKMRDQYLDMMDIERERGITIKAQPVKVMYTAEDGNTYEINIIDTPGHVDFSYEVGRSMAACEGAVLLVDATQGVEAQTVAHTYLAIEHDLEIIPVINKIDLPNANIEETALEIKDLLGVKDEEILLVSAKEGTGVRELLEAIVKRVPPPKGDINGKLKALIFDAKYDNYKGVIVHIRLFDGQVKPGDRIMTFSNKKVYEVQEVGVFLPEMTPVDALSAGEVGYVIAGIKEVGDARVGDTITSADDPVEEPLPGYREIKPMVFAGMFPGLPEYYEELRKALEKLKLNDSALYFEPTMSPALGFGFRCGFLGPLHMDVVRERIEREFDLAVILTAPNVRYKVVLRNGEELEITDPSKFPEEGEILEVYEPYVDLSIITPTDYIGPLINLVQNEKRGELRATENAGRNRVILRFDAPLSEIIYDFFDKMKAVSRGYASMDYEFKEYRKSDLVKVTILVNKEPVDALSFVVHRSKAYPVAKKMVEKLKELIPRHQFQIPIQAKAGGRIIARADIKALRKDVLAKCYGGDVTRKMKLLEKQKEGKKRLREIGRVTIPQEAFLALLKIGEGDEK, from the coding sequence GTGTACAGACCCGACCTGATCAGGAACATCTGTATAATCGCCCACATTGATCATGGAAAGACAACTCTTGTGGACAGAATTCTCGAGATCACAAACACAGTGGATAAAAGGAAGATGAGAGACCAGTACCTGGATATGATGGACATAGAAAGAGAGCGTGGTATCACGATAAAGGCCCAGCCGGTGAAGGTTATGTACACAGCCGAAGACGGGAACACCTACGAGATAAACATAATCGATACACCGGGCCATGTGGATTTCTCTTACGAAGTGGGAAGAAGCATGGCAGCCTGTGAAGGAGCCGTGCTGCTTGTGGATGCAACTCAGGGAGTAGAAGCCCAGACCGTTGCGCACACCTATCTTGCCATAGAGCACGACCTGGAGATAATCCCTGTGATAAACAAGATAGATCTTCCAAACGCAAACATCGAAGAGACAGCCCTTGAGATAAAGGATCTTCTCGGTGTGAAAGACGAAGAAATACTGCTCGTCAGTGCCAAGGAAGGTACGGGTGTTAGAGAACTTCTTGAGGCCATAGTTAAAAGAGTTCCTCCACCTAAAGGGGACATCAACGGAAAACTCAAAGCACTCATATTCGACGCCAAATACGACAACTACAAAGGTGTTATTGTGCACATTCGTCTCTTCGATGGGCAGGTCAAGCCCGGCGATCGCATCATGACCTTTTCAAACAAAAAGGTCTACGAAGTGCAGGAAGTCGGAGTGTTCCTACCAGAGATGACACCAGTGGACGCACTCAGTGCGGGAGAAGTTGGATATGTGATAGCAGGTATAAAAGAAGTGGGAGACGCTCGGGTGGGAGACACCATAACATCCGCCGACGATCCGGTCGAAGAGCCGCTTCCAGGATACAGAGAGATAAAACCCATGGTATTCGCAGGGATGTTTCCAGGACTTCCAGAGTACTATGAGGAACTCAGAAAAGCCCTTGAAAAGTTGAAGCTCAACGATTCTGCCCTGTATTTTGAACCCACCATGTCTCCTGCTCTGGGATTCGGTTTCAGATGTGGTTTTCTCGGACCTCTTCATATGGACGTTGTGAGAGAAAGAATAGAGAGAGAATTCGATCTGGCAGTCATTTTGACGGCTCCGAACGTCAGGTACAAAGTTGTTTTGAGAAACGGAGAAGAACTGGAGATCACCGATCCTTCAAAATTTCCGGAAGAGGGAGAAATACTGGAAGTGTACGAGCCCTACGTTGATCTTTCGATAATAACGCCCACCGATTACATAGGACCACTCATCAACCTCGTTCAGAACGAAAAGAGAGGAGAACTCAGGGCAACAGAGAACGCCGGGAGAAATCGTGTGATACTGAGGTTTGATGCTCCACTTTCTGAGATAATCTACGACTTCTTTGATAAAATGAAGGCAGTGAGCAGAGGCTATGCATCGATGGACTACGAATTCAAAGAGTACAGAAAAAGCGACCTGGTGAAAGTGACGATTCTGGTCAACAAAGAACCTGTCGATGCACTCTCTTTCGTCGTTCATAGATCGAAGGCTTACCCGGTGGCAAAAAAGATGGTGGAAAAACTGAAAGAGTTGATCCCGAGACATCAATTTCAGATACCGATTCAGGCAAAAGCAGGAGGCAGGATAATAGCAAGAGCCGATATAAAAGCGCTCAGAAAGGACGTCCTCGCCAAGTGTTACGGTGGAGATGTGACAAGAAAGATGAAACTCCTGGAAAAACAAAAGGAGGGAAAGAAAAGACTCAGGGAAATAGGGCGTGTTACCATTCCCCAGGAGGCATTCCTGGCCCTTTTGAAGATAGGAGAAGGTGATGAAAAGTGA
- a CDS encoding DUF3242 domain-containing protein — protein sequence MRWLLLIAIVFLLSACSFFQIEVPPDAYSVETALQILENQEYRLVDIKEVDQYRDVEMKGKVAIFESKTGDVLLLYAYRGEDAKQVWKAVKKKSGFLSVRSILELPNMGKFSTILDGKRIVSWWKKRWFFTVEGRNGVDKFVKHVFRVYGVLKE from the coding sequence GTGAGATGGTTGCTTCTGATAGCGATCGTTTTTCTTCTCTCTGCCTGCTCGTTTTTTCAAATAGAGGTTCCACCTGATGCCTACTCTGTGGAGACCGCTCTTCAGATACTGGAGAATCAGGAGTACAGACTGGTAGACATCAAAGAGGTGGATCAATACAGGGATGTGGAAATGAAGGGAAAAGTGGCAATCTTCGAGTCGAAAACAGGAGATGTTTTGCTTCTTTATGCGTACAGGGGAGAAGATGCCAAGCAGGTGTGGAAGGCGGTAAAAAAGAAATCGGGGTTTCTCTCGGTGAGAAGCATCCTGGAACTGCCGAACATGGGAAAGTTTTCCACGATACTGGACGGAAAAAGGATCGTCTCTTGGTGGAAAAAAAGATGGTTTTTCACCGTGGAAGGTCGAAATGGGGTTGACAAGTTTGTGAAGCACGTTTTCAGAGTGTACGGGGTGTTGAAAGAATGA
- a CDS encoding glycerophosphodiester phosphodiesterase family protein gives MIVLGHRGYSAKYLENTLEAFIKAIEYGADGVELDVRLSKDGKVVVSHDEDLKRLFGKNLKVKDATLDELKELSDGKITTLEEVYEHISDDKIVNVEIKEREAARPALELSKGRKNEIFSSFDLDLLDEEFKGTRYGYLIDEENYGDIQSFVDRVERERPYSLHIPYQAFESEFVVELCDRFREKGIRIFVWTLNDPEIFQRIKAHIDGIITDEVELFSKMR, from the coding sequence ATGATCGTGCTTGGTCACAGGGGCTACTCAGCGAAATACCTGGAAAACACTCTGGAAGCGTTCATCAAGGCCATCGAATACGGTGCGGATGGTGTGGAACTCGATGTGAGGCTTTCAAAGGATGGAAAAGTGGTGGTGTCACACGATGAGGATCTGAAAAGGCTATTTGGAAAGAATCTGAAGGTGAAAGATGCCACGCTCGATGAGTTGAAAGAGCTTTCAGATGGAAAGATAACTACTCTGGAAGAGGTGTACGAACACATCTCTGACGACAAGATTGTGAACGTTGAAATAAAAGAACGAGAAGCGGCAAGACCTGCCCTTGAGCTTTCGAAAGGCAGAAAAAACGAGATCTTTTCTTCTTTCGACCTGGACCTTCTGGACGAAGAATTCAAAGGGACAAGATACGGATATCTTATAGACGAGGAAAACTACGGAGACATCCAGAGCTTTGTTGATCGTGTTGAAAGAGAACGCCCTTATTCTCTACACATTCCGTACCAGGCGTTCGAAAGCGAGTTCGTGGTAGAGCTCTGTGATAGATTCAGAGAAAAGGGCATCAGGATCTTCGTCTGGACTCTGAACGATCCCGAGATTTTCCAGAGAATAAAGGCTCATATCGATGGTATCATAACAGACGAAGTGGAACTTTTCTCGAAAATGAGGTGA
- a CDS encoding carboxymuconolactone decarboxylase family protein: MEYRKFVETRRKLNEKVLSRGTLITKRFFNLDTSVYRPGKLDTKTKELMGLVASMVLRCDDCIRYHLVRCVQEGLSDEEIFEAFDVALVVGGSIVIPHLRRAVDFLEELRGMQENGETISL, encoded by the coding sequence ATGGAATACAGAAAATTCGTCGAGACCAGGCGGAAACTGAACGAGAAGGTGCTTTCCAGGGGAACGTTGATCACCAAGCGATTCTTCAACCTGGATACGTCCGTGTACAGACCGGGAAAGCTCGATACGAAAACCAAAGAGTTGATGGGACTTGTTGCATCGATGGTCCTGAGGTGTGATGACTGTATAAGGTACCATCTTGTGAGGTGTGTACAGGAAGGTCTGAGCGACGAAGAGATATTCGAGGCCTTCGATGTAGCCCTTGTAGTGGGAGGATCAATCGTGATCCCACATCTGAGACGGGCGGTGGATTTTCTGGAGGAGCTCAGGGGGATGCAGGAAAATGGCGAGACTATTTCTCTTTGA